One Micromonospora sp. FIMYZ51 genomic window carries:
- a CDS encoding DUF899 family protein encodes MQNMDTRPTPPTVDRDTWLRERNALLVREKAHTREGDAIAAARRRLPMTEIAPVKLIGEHGPTALPDIFQGRDQLVVYKHMWHLGKPFEEQCEGCTLSIWNFHDAIYLAARGIAFAVFGEGPYEELAPFREFMGYTHPWYSTYGVEEPAFAESGAIACYLRRGDRVFLTYETTGRGVEAIMGSLKLLDMTVYGRQEAWEDSPDGWPQDPASYSWWRRDGRPVAQWSRPDVTPVQAAKQSHCH; translated from the coding sequence ATGCAGAACATGGACACTCGACCGACGCCTCCCACTGTCGATCGCGACACCTGGCTTCGGGAACGTAACGCCCTGCTCGTCCGGGAGAAGGCCCACACGCGGGAGGGTGACGCGATCGCCGCCGCCCGTCGCCGCCTGCCGATGACCGAGATCGCACCCGTCAAGCTCATCGGCGAGCACGGCCCGACCGCGCTGCCCGACATCTTCCAGGGCCGCGACCAACTGGTCGTCTACAAGCACATGTGGCATCTTGGCAAGCCGTTCGAGGAGCAGTGCGAAGGCTGCACCCTCAGCATCTGGAACTTCCACGACGCGATCTACCTTGCGGCGCGCGGCATCGCGTTCGCGGTCTTCGGCGAGGGTCCGTACGAGGAACTGGCGCCGTTCCGCGAGTTCATGGGCTACACCCATCCGTGGTATTCGACGTACGGCGTGGAGGAGCCCGCCTTCGCCGAAAGCGGCGCCATCGCCTGTTACCTCCGTCGGGGAGACCGAGTCTTCCTGACCTACGAGACGACCGGCCGCGGCGTCGAGGCGATCATGGGCTCGCTCAAGCTGCTCGACATGACGGTCTACGGCCGACAGGAGGCATGGGAAGACTCTCCCGACGGTTGGCCCCAGGATCCGGCCTCCTACAGCTGGTGGCGCAGGGACGGGCGCCCGGTGGCACAGTGGTCCCGCCCGGACGTCACGCCGGTCCAGGCAGCGAAGCAGTCCCACTGTCACTAG
- a CDS encoding winged helix-turn-helix transcriptional regulator, whose translation MPIKRNYADHGDACRAAYALDLVGDRWTLIVVREMILGPKRFADLMEAVRGIAPAVLSDRLRSLREAGIVEQVTLADLARTRAYVLTEWGRGLESVLASLGRWYSTGPDPRTRGRMTPDAVVLAMRTMAPSAPDDLPAIALRLYDARQPDPPVRNYRLAVVNGILTARPGVPADPALTLEAESTAWSEVLFGDLPLEDAERDGTVLIHGDRAPVDRLIPLYRDTPPPPIPASNQNQNPR comes from the coding sequence TTGCCAATCAAACGGAACTACGCTGATCATGGCGACGCCTGCCGAGCGGCGTACGCTCTCGACCTGGTGGGCGACCGGTGGACGCTGATCGTCGTACGGGAGATGATCCTCGGGCCCAAACGCTTCGCCGACCTGATGGAGGCCGTGCGGGGCATTGCCCCGGCCGTGCTCAGCGACCGGCTCAGGTCGCTCCGCGAAGCCGGCATCGTCGAGCAGGTGACCCTGGCTGACCTCGCGCGCACCCGCGCGTACGTCCTCACCGAGTGGGGACGTGGGCTGGAGTCGGTGCTGGCGTCCCTGGGGCGGTGGTACTCGACCGGCCCCGATCCCCGGACCCGGGGGCGGATGACCCCGGACGCGGTGGTCCTCGCCATGCGGACGATGGCGCCGTCCGCGCCGGACGACCTACCGGCGATCGCCCTCCGCCTGTACGACGCCCGCCAGCCCGACCCGCCGGTGCGGAACTATCGCCTGGCCGTGGTCAACGGAATCCTTACCGCCCGACCGGGCGTCCCCGCCGACCCGGCGTTGACCCTGGAAGCCGAGTCGACCGCCTGGAGCGAGGTGCTCTTCGGCGACCTGCCTCTGGAGGACGCCGAACGCGACGGAACCGTACTCATCCACGGCGACCGAGCGCCCGTCGACCGCCTCATCCCCCTCTACCGCGACACCCCACCCCCACCCATCCCGGCCTCAAACCAAAACCAAAACCCCCGTTGA